In Streptomyces sclerotialus, the DNA window CCTGCTCTTCGGCGCGGCGCTGCTCTTCACCCCGCTGGCGGAGATCGTGCCCGCCCAGGTCGCGTCCGCCGCGCTGGTCGTCATCGGTTCGATGATGATGCAGAACGCACGGCACGTGGACTGGCGCGACCGGTCCGTGGCGATCCCGGTCTTCCTGACCGTGGTGATCATGCCGTTCACGTACTCGATCGTGAACGGTGTGGCGGTGGGCGTCATCTCGTACTGCGCGATCAAGCTCGCGCAGGGCAAGTGGCGCGAGCCGGGTCCGCTGATGTGGATCCTCTCGCTGGTGTTCATCGCCAACTTCGCCTTCAACGACATCGGGTAGGGCAGCCCACCCGCGCCGGGCACCGTGCCCGGGCGGAGCGGCCGCATCGGCCCTCCGCGCCCTCGCAGAAAAGGAGCTGGACATGCTGGACATCGCCGACGAGCTGAACCGGTGGGTCGAGCAGGGACGCGACTTCGCCGTGGCCACCGTGGTGGGCGTCGGCGGCAGCGCGCCCCGGCAACCGGGCGCCGCCCTCGCCGTCGACCGCGACGGCACGGCGATCGGGTCCGTCTCCGGCGGTTGCGTGGAGGGCGCGGTGTACGAGCTGTGCCAACAGGCCCTGGAGACCGGCGAACCGGTCCTGGAGCAGTTCGGCTACAGCGACGAGGACGCCTTCGCGGTCGGCCTGACCTGCGGCGGCATCATCGACATCCTCGTCACCCCGGTACGCGCGGGCGCCCTGGAGCCATCGGAGGGGCCGGACGACCCCCCGGCCCCGGTGGACAGCACCTCCAGGACGCTCGTGGCCGCGGTGGCCGCCGCCGTCACCGCCGAGGCGGCGGCCCTCGCGCGCATCGTCTCCGGCCCGGCCGGACTCCTCGGCCGCGCCCTCCTCGTCCGCGCCGACGGCAGCCACACCGGCAGCCTCGGCGGCCACCCCGCGCTGGACCGCACCGCGGTCGCGCACGCCCGTGCCCTGCTGGACGCCGGCCGCACGGCCACCGTGGAGATCGGCGCGGACGGCAGCCAGTGCGGCGTCCCGCTGACCCTGCTCGTCGAGTCGTCCGTGCCGCCCCCGCGAATGCTCGTCTTCGGGGCCATCGACTTCGCCGCAGCCCTGGTGCGGGCCGGCAAGTTCCTCGGGTACCACGTCACCGTCTGCGACGCCCGGCCCGTCTTCGCCACCAAGGCGCGCTTCCCCGACGCCGACGAGATCGTGGTCGACTGGCCGCACCGCTACCTCGACACCCAGGAGCTGGACTCCCGCGCGGTGCTCTGCGTGCTCACCCACGACGCCAAGTTCGACGTACCGCTGCTGGAGCGCGCCCTGCGGCTCCCCGTCGCCTACGTCGGCGCCATGGGCTCCCGCCGCACCCACCTGGACCGGCTGCGCCGCCTCCGCGAGGCGGGCCTGACCGACCTGGAGACCGGCCGGCTCCGCTCCCCGATCG includes these proteins:
- a CDS encoding XdhC family protein, translated to MLDIADELNRWVEQGRDFAVATVVGVGGSAPRQPGAALAVDRDGTAIGSVSGGCVEGAVYELCQQALETGEPVLEQFGYSDEDAFAVGLTCGGIIDILVTPVRAGALEPSEGPDDPPAPVDSTSRTLVAAVAAAVTAEAAALARIVSGPAGLLGRALLVRADGSHTGSLGGHPALDRTAVAHARALLDAGRTATVEIGADGSQCGVPLTLLVESSVPPPRMLVFGAIDFAAALVRAGKFLGYHVTVCDARPVFATKARFPDADEIVVDWPHRYLDTQELDSRAVLCVLTHDAKFDVPLLERALRLPVAYVGAMGSRRTHLDRLRRLREAGLTDLETGRLRSPIGLDLGARTPEETALSIAAEIVAARRGGTGVPLTGAHTPIHHDTSVTARRIGSVA